ATGACCCGAACCCACCTCCTAAAGACTTGGCTTTTCGCAGTCTAGACCTTATTCTAATTACACGATGAGAGGGAGGGGTCTAGCTGTCGATAGAGCGCTCACCTAAGATTTTCTTTTTCCTCCAGATTTAActgtcttttcttttcttcggtggatccattcagctgattgggtttttttctcattccaaccagtgctccacaactggtccgaaggccatggtatgtgcttttctgtctctgggaaagtgcatataaaagatcccttgctgcattaggaaaaatgtaacaggtttcctctgatgactacgagtcagaattaccaaatgtttgacatccaatagccgatgattaattaatcaatgtgctctagtggtgtcgataaacaaaaccaTTTATTTTGCAActctttgtttaaaaacgtatccaacttaCTCTTTGCTTGTTAGATactatttttaaacaactcgtaagataaattgatatccaatagccactcatgtagtattctcaaTATGTACCaaccgacagacaggatagtacataccacaacctttgttacactagttatggaacactgaatggaacgagaaatagcccagtttTTCttccaacggggattgatcctagacccaCTGTGCTCCATATGAGCTACTGTgcaggacatagtccagtggtaaagcgatcgctcgatgtgcggtcagtctaggatcgatccccgtcagtgggcccattgggctatttctcatgccagccagtgcaccacgactggtatatgaaaggccgtggtatgtgttatcctgtctatgggatggtgcatataaaagatcccttgctgctaatcgaaaagagtagcccatgaagtggcgacagcgggtttcctccctcaatatctgtgtggtccttaaccatatatccgattgactgaataaaatgtgttgagtgcgtcgttaaacaagacatttccttcttcctcttTGAGGAGAGGGAGGGGTCTAGCTGTCGGAAGAGCACTCGCCTAAAACAAATTCCCTCAGACTTAActgtcttttcttttcttttgcagACTTTATCTGCTGTCAAAATCAGCGTAGAGCTGGGAAAGTTCCTCAACAAGATCCAGCGAGAGCGGGACATGTCTGTGCTGTACTTCAGCATCCTTGGCCCCCAGACGAAGACCTTCCTGCTGAACGAATACCTCCTCACCGACCAGGCCCTCAACGAGCTATCCACCTGGCCGCTGATCGCGGAGTCGACGTCCGTCCACCACTCCAAACGCAAACTGCACTACTTCCTCAACCAGCACCGGCAGTCACTGTACCAGAAGGCCTTCGCCATCTACGACGAGATTGAGTTCTACAACTCGCTCATGGAGCCGTTCATCGAATGGTTCTACGACGCCATCAGCGAGTCCAGGATGACCTTCATGTGGAAGATCCTCGTCTCGTACAACAAGATCGTCACCAGCATGGAGCAGATCGGGATGGAGAGGGCCCTGGGGGTCGTCTTCTACGTCAACGGCAGCTTCCCGAGCCAGGACGTCTACGAGACATACAACATGAACGTGAACGTCTTCAAATCCAACTACCGCTCGGCGGTCACCTACTGGAACGAGGTGGACGCCATCTTCCAGAAGGGCGTGTCGAAGCACGGGACCAACCTGACGGCGGTGATCGAGAAGTTCCGCTACGAGATCCAGCACTCGGTGAATACCAAGCCGTCTGTGCTGAAGGCTCAGTGGTGGTTCGACAACATGACGCTGTATCTGGACAGTCTGCTCGTCATACAGGAGGATCTGGCACTGGTCGTCAATAATGAATTGGAGGCCAGCATCAGCGGAGAAGAGAGGTATACAAAGGACACTGGgagtggttttttgtttgtttgttttgttttgggtttttttttttgttttgttttgttttttgttgttgttgtggggttttttttgttgggttttgttgtggtttttaaattatttttttgttggtgttttgtttttggggggcgAGAGGGTGTTTTGGGGAGTTTTTTTCGTTTTCCAAATTTATGtccatgcttatatctaattaagataGTAGTGGTAGAAATGATAGTTCTGACGCACTTTCGCCCATTGGATTAACATTGGAGAGGTGCTGTCCCATGTTAATCAAATGGGCGAAAATGCGGACATTTTTGTCGACATTTTTTCTGGACACCTATATGTATAGCCTACGGATCTGGCTCTGGTCGTCAATAATGAGTTGAAGGCCAGCATCAGCGGAGAAGAGAGGTATGCAAAGGACACTGGgagtgtggggttttttttttttttttttttttttttttttttatgtccatgcttatatctaattaaggttcaagcatactgttCTGGATGCACATCTCAGCTTTCTGACTTGCCTGTCAAGAAAAGGCAGGGACGTAACGTGGTCTACTTTAAATATGAACCTAACGGAtagttttctttacatttgttcTGGACACCTAAGGGCCAGTATCAGTGGACACGAGAGGTATGCAAAGGAACTGgtaattgtttttcaatttatgtccatgcttatatccaagtacgattcaagcacgctgtcctgggcatacaacTCAGCTTCGTCCTGGCCAAAACTTCACAACtcgtataacaaaggctgtggcatgtaaTATTCTgacggatggtgcatataaaagatcccttcctgttAAAGGGAAAGagttttgattgattgattgattgaatgtttgtttaacgacaccccagcacaaaaatacatatcggctattgggtgtcacaaatggtaagtatatgaacatatttatatgcactcatgtaaaaccacagtgtaaggagctgtgggggggaagtataatacaatatataaaatcaagttaagtatatcttaaaattttgtatagaagtcaaagtgttttaaaaactttacaattaacattggatggaatttaaatgattccaaaacatttctgttgccaaatatattatttcttgtcggcttgagatgatcacactccaccaaaatgtgccgcacagtcagtgtacactgacagtgttcacactgaggaggagggtccttctttaaataaaatgaatgcgtcagtatggccgatgcggggcACGGCATAAgaactacttcatccttcctgcatcgcctgtaggatgactgccactctcccaggactgccttgacagaatgaagcttattcgcaaccgcaccgtcccaatcatcttgccaagtcgaaaagatatattggttaatatgaaatttaaaatcactgtaggggacaccaacatggacacggggcaagttcaaagcagacttggcagcaacatctgccttttcgttacccctaatgccaacatggctgggtacccaacacagtataacatctttattggcaattgataaaaagacacactttcgtatcaccatcccaactaaggggtgctccaatttcatgtactgtagagcttgaagacaggaaagtgagtctgtaaaaataatatacttggatgcatatgaatccttaatctgttccagggcttaatgattgcccaaatttcagcagtaaagattgatgctgaatcgggcaatctcatggaaatattgtgtctgatggaaacactgtagcacaagccaccgaattcccatcccgtgatccgtctgtgtaaacaggaatgtaatcacagtaccgctcttggatttccatgaaatgttgtttataaataactgcatctgtgcgatctttttttagatgcacaagatcgaatacaatttttggtggtttgatacaccaaggtggcaaaataaaatatgaaggcgtttccaaaatgtctgttaaatcaatgtagCCCGTTGCGTAGCGGTAGCAGGTGACATCTGTCATTATCTCAttatgtggttcttaaccatatgtccgacgccatatataaccgtaaataaaatgtgttgagtgtgtcgttaaataaaatatttccttcttcctctctcaatatctgtgtggtccttaaccatatgtccgacgccatataaccgtaaataaaatgtgctgagtgcgtcgttaaataaaacatttccttcttcctgtctcaatatcatatgtccaacgccatatataaccgtaaataaaatgtgttgagtgtgtcgttaaataaaatatttccttcttcctctctcaatatctgtgtggtcattaaccatatgtcccacgccatataaccgtaaaataaaatgtgttgagtgtgtagttaaataaaagatttccttcttcctctctcaatatctgtgtggtccttaagcatatgtctgacgccatatgtaacgtaaataaaatgtgctgagtgcgtcgttaaataaaatatttccttcttcctctctcaatatcatatgtctgacgccatatataaccgtaaataaaatgttctgagtgcgtcgttaaataaaacatttcctgcttcctctctcaatatctgtgtggtccttaaccattatgtctgacaccatataacggtaaataaaatgtgttaagtgcgttgttgaataaaacatttccttcttcctctctcaatatatgtgtggtccttaaccatatgtctgacaccatataaccgtaaataaaatgtgttgagtgcgtcattaaataaaacatttccttccttccttcctaataaaatgtgtttccttccttccttcattatttttgtttttaccagaAAACTTATAATCTGCATCATCGTCCTCGTTGTGGACTTCCTCGTGTGTCCAGTGGTCATCATGCTCGTGCGGGCTCTCACCCGAGACATACAGACGTACGCGCAGTCGCTGGTGACCAAGACCAGGCAGCTGCACAGGAAGATGAAGGCCAAGGACAACCTGCTCTACCAGATGGTGCCCAAGCCGATCGCGGAGAAACTCAAGAGCTGCGAGAACATCGAGGCGGAGTACTTCAAGGCGGTGACGATCATGTTCTCTGAGATCGAGGAATTCACGGACATCGTGACGCTCTGCACGCCGTTCCAGATCGTGCACATCCTGAACAGTCTCTACACGGCCTTCGATGAGCAGCTGGCCAACCACGAGGTCTACAAGGTGGAGACCATTAATGACTCCTATATGGTCGTATCAGgtgaatattaaaatattgttgttcttcttcgctctgccctctctctctctttctctctgtgtgtgtgtgtctctctctctctctctctctctctctctctctctctctctctctctctctctctctctctctctctctctctctctctctctctctctctctctctctctctctctctctctctctctctcacactagATGTTTAGATGGGTGTGCGGTGgcctttcattattattttgtattattaggagcgggatttagcttaaTCAgtgggaggaaatgttttatttaacgacgcactcaacacattttatttacggttatatggcgtcagacatatggttaaggaccacacagctattgaaggaggaaacccgctgtcgccacttcatgggctactcttttcgattggcaccaagggatcttttatatgcaccatcccatagacaggataacacataccacggccttcgctgtaccagtcgtggtgcactggctggagcgagaaatagcccaatgggcccactgacggggatcgaacccaaaccgactgcgcctcaagcaagcgctttaccactgggctacgtctcgccccaagtGACAAAGATGGCAACGTCCTATGCCGTTGTATTTGTGGAATTAATTTTTGTACCTTGTATTTAACACGATGTATGCACGatactgtgggtttttttcgtttttttaatgttatattttctcGATTAAGTCCATATTCTCATAAACTTAGACCGATGAAACTAATTAATTGGCTACACCTACCAAAATTCAAATTAGcggcaaggatcttttatatggaggggccgagacgtaacccagtggtaaagcgttcgcttgatacgcggtcggtttgggatcgatccccgtcagtgggcccattggactatttctcgctccagccagtgcaccacgactggtgtaataaaggccgtggtatgtactgtcctgtctgtgtgatggtgcatataaaacatcccttgctgctaatcgaaaaaagttgcccatgaagtggtgacagcgggtttcctctctatatatctgtgtggtccattaaccatatgtctgacgccatataaccataaataaaatgtgttgagtgcgtcgttaaatcaaacatttctttccttccttccttcgaccccaaaataatactatttaaactgaataatgtaaaataaattataaaaaaaaaattactatttgGGTTTCTTTTGTTCAATGTATTATTTACGTTACGTTATTACATATTCATATtcattatagctcattttaaaggCGTATTGTCActgaccactgacctattaaatggccgatcaaagtattacctgaacaaaaatatatttgattttcccctacatgtactttattcaaacatCTACGTAAACACCATACTCCACTAATTAATGATATTTagtgaaaataattgaattatggcaatggtccataattcaaaaactaaaattgccaagaggatTCACacggatttcactccatcgtggttcaattaaagtgatgcgatagctagatttggtattcaaaaattaatgtaattttcatttattatccagttttagataaataagatacttaaatccgtgacagtatgcctttaattgaatttttttttttgctctcgTCCTACGACGTTGTTTTTTATTCACGGggcaggaagtagcccagttgtaaagtgctcccttgatgcgcggtcgatttgggatcgatccccgtcggtggacagaCCTATTGAGCTATTTTGCGTTCCAACCActgcgccacaactggtatatcaaaggccgtggtatgtgctatcctgtctgtgggatggtgcatataaaaggtccctcgCTACTAttggataaatgtagcgggtttcctctctaaagacataatgtcaaaattaccaaatgtttgccatccaatagccgataattagcaatcaatgtgctctagtggtgtcgttaaacaaaatgacaatatatttcAGGTCTCTCCATGCGAATCAAAGAGCAGCACGCTCGAGAAATAGCTAACCTGGCCCTTGACTTCCAGAGTATGACCCGACAACGACGCTTCATCACACACGGGGACAAGTGCATTGAATTGAAGATTGGTATCAACACTGGTGAGTCATCTCAGGGGCGGGGCGGTAGGGGTcgggtggggtggagtgggggcgaTGAGTTGAAGATTGGTATCAACACTGGTGAGTCATCTCAGGGGCGGGgcggtgggagtgggggtggtggtggtggtggtggtggtggaggtgttGAAGATTGGTATCAACACTGGTGAGGCGTCTAAGGGGTGGGCGATGGGGGTCGTgtgaggtggtggtggtggaggtgttGAAGATTGGTATCAACAGTGGTGAGTCATCTCAGGCGCGGGGCTGTGGGGGTCGGGTGGACGAATTAAAGTTTGATATCAACACTGGTgaacaaaacctcaaattcggacacaatattacatgtatttccatcattctaccctcaaaattagttgtaatccatgtaaaaatgcacagtgattggtttacaaccctatatagcttgtttggtagtaatgctaatatgaataaatgttgtatctacattctggcattttcgtttaattcagacaaaaaccagcctgcccccctatgaaaatgggagcccgtacgcctatgaaagtcatgacagttttgttttagtcTTGCAGACACTTTTATGCATTTATTAAaactttagttttgttttttgttttgcatttttatCGATGTTATAGAATGGGACGGGGGCGATTATGAGTTAATTAATActatagttgtgtttgtattttactttAGTGAGCTAActggtgcaccacgactggtatatcaaatgctatcctatctatggtgtcgttaaacaaaccaaactttaattttaactatcaaactttaattttaactttgtatcGATGTTTTAAGATGGGAcagtgagattgtgagtttattaaaactgtacttgtgtttgtgttttgaatTATTAAGCGATGTTAAAGGATGGTGTgccgagattgtgagtttattaaaactgtacttgtgtttgtgttttgaatTATTAAGCGATATTAACGAATGGTGTGTccagattgtgagtttattaaaactgtacttgTGTTTGTGATTTGAATGTTTAAGCAGTATTAGAGAATGGTGTGTCGAGATtgttagtttattaaaactgtacttgtgtttgtgttttgaatTGTTAAGCGATGTTAAAGAATGGTGTGTCAACATTGTgcgtttattaaaactgtacttgtgtttgtgttttgaatGTTTAAGCAGTATTAGAGAATGGTATATCGAAATTGTGACTTTattagtgtgtttgtgttttgaatTAGTAAGCGATGTCAAAGGACTGGAAAGTATGATTACTGTTTCAAACAATGTGCTGATGTGACGTAAGGAACATattaccttcctttcttccaggCCCCTGCATGGCTGGTATTGTGGGAACCATCAGGCCAAGGTATTGTCTTTTTGGCGACACCGTCAACACTGCATCGAGAATGAAAAGTTACGGAATGTGTGAGTATTTTAAATACACTATCTCCActttctaattattattatttatttttttacatattttatttattaaaattgaaaCACTATTTCGACTTTCcaaaattttacatattttatgatttaatattgaaacactATTTCGACTTTCcaaaattttacatattttatgatttaatattgaaacactATTTCGACTTTCCAaaattttagatattttatgatttaatatttgaaaacattgtcTCGACTACCCACTATTTTcacatattttatgtattaaaattgaAACACAGTATTTCGACTTTCCAacattagtatttaaaaacactttatCGACTTTCaacaatttaatgtattttatttaaatacaatatttagacGTTTCATATTaacgaaatatattttattacatatatatatatcaagaaaAGTTTTCAATATTGTATGTATGGTAATGTAAATCATCTTATCCTAGATTATATCTCATTATATTTGTTCCTCTAACACCGTTGCAGAGTGTGATAAAAGTTCAGGGGCccaaactctcgcaactttgcgatctcgcagtgcaatgctataATACTTGTAAAGAGGagattttgttgtttagcagagcctaagagagttTTGTTAATTAGGCCCCAGCTGTTCTGTAATTGTTGAACAACCTGTTGTGTgcatttatgtttgtttatgtACATTTTGTGCGGTTTttgtgtatctatgtatgtttttgtgtatttatgtgtgtttttgtgcatttatgtatgtttatgtgcaTTTATGTGGGggcttttaaaactttttgtgtatttatatgtgtatatgtacgtttatacatatttatgtgtatatttatgtgtgtttatgtatatttatgtgcgtgtttatgtatatttatgtgttttgtttatgtatatttatgtgtgtttatctgtatttatgtatgtttatgtatatatatttttgtttatgtgtatttatatgcgtttgtgtgtatttatgtgcgtttatgtgtatttatgtgcatttgtatatttatgtgtgtttttgtgtagatactagtatataataattatctttttgagtgttttatgtgtatttatatgcgcttatatgtatttatgtgcgttggtgtgtatttatgtgcgtttatgtatatttatgtgtgtatgcatgtgtatttatgtgtggtttttatgtagttatataataattatgtttatgaGTGTTTGATGTTTATTTATGTGCGtttatgtgtatttatgtgtgtatgtatatgtgtatttatgtgtggtttttgtgtagttatataataattttgtttatgagtgttttatgtatatttatatgcgtttatgtgtatttatgtgcgtttatgtatatttatgtgcgtatgtatgtgtattcatgttttttgttgttgtgtatttatataattatgtttatgagtgttttatgtgtatttattCGTGGTTCCTCAGCAGGAAGAATACATCTGAGTGCGAGTACTTTCAACTCCTTGATGAAAACCACCAACATGTTAAGTATGACTGCAAGAGATCCCATCGTCATCAAGGTAACCTctcttaaaggtcctatgtcgaAGTTGAAACtgcaatatattgttattttcacatttatttgcaataaataactacagattaatcgatcccacgcataatctttccataattaactcaataataatatatttttttaaagttttgtacAAGAGGGATTTTCCGAATAAATTGTGTCTAATAGCATGGTcaccatctttttttttctttttttcccccactgccccctttcttttttactcctttgaattccatctcatttcttcccgatctaaCAGGTCctgtctttcaacttctttcgctgttcacatccacatcccagtccttgtctcgccaaccgcgacaggtgcttgtctcttgtgtcatttcccatcagcttttagctgtgggcttagtctgaccacttcggagagtgttcagtagttacttctggcattgttaagaggcacctGTAACTACCTACTTTG
Above is a genomic segment from Gigantopelta aegis isolate Gae_Host chromosome 7, Gae_host_genome, whole genome shotgun sequence containing:
- the LOC121378061 gene encoding receptor-type guanylate cyclase gcy-17-like, translating into MEPFIEWFYDAISESRMTFMWKILVSYNKIVTSMEQIGMERALGVVFYVNGSFPSQDVYETYNMNVNVFKSNYRSAVTYWNEVDAIFQKGVSKHGTNLTAVIEKFRYEIQHSVNTKPSVLKAQWWFDNMTLYLDSLLVIQEDLALVVNNELEASISGEERKLIICIIVLVVDFLVCPVVIMLVRALTRDIQTYAQSLVTKTRQLHRKMKAKDNLLYQMVPKPIAEKLKSCENIEAEYFKAVTIMFSEIEEFTDIVTLCTPFQIVHILNSLYTAFDEQLANHEVYKVETINDSYMVVSGLSMRIKEQHAREIANLALDFQSMTRQRRFITHGDKCIELKIGINTGPCMAGIVGTIRPRYCLFGDTVNTASRMKSYGMSGRIHLSASTFNSLMKTTNMLSMTARDPIVIKGKGIMQTYWLNGHISGTTGDNSSDTTFHEGDSHLGV